A window of Corallococcus macrosporus DSM 14697 contains these coding sequences:
- a CDS encoding phytanoyl-CoA dioxygenase family protein — protein MELTQTEVDQFIEQGFVRLDQAFPRALADACREHLWRDTGCAPDDPATWKQPVIRLGEYAQEPFRLAANTSRLRGAFDQLAGPGRWLPRGSLGTFPVRFPSPDAPGDDGWHVDASFPGDDPGNFFSWRMNVASKGRALLMLFLFSDVGEDDAPTRLRVGSHRDVARVLEPAGDAGMSFMELAGKLDVSAHRPLALATGEAGTVYLCHPFLAHAAQPHRGTRPRFMAQPVLISREPFPLHGPEALAPPVARAIQQALAEPRA, from the coding sequence ATGGAACTCACCCAAACCGAAGTGGACCAGTTCATCGAGCAGGGCTTCGTCCGGCTGGACCAGGCCTTTCCCCGAGCGCTGGCGGACGCGTGCCGTGAGCACCTCTGGCGCGACACGGGCTGTGCGCCCGACGACCCGGCCACCTGGAAGCAACCCGTCATCCGGCTCGGGGAGTATGCGCAGGAGCCCTTCCGGCTCGCTGCGAACACGTCCCGGCTTCGAGGCGCGTTCGACCAATTGGCGGGCCCGGGACGTTGGCTGCCCCGGGGCAGTCTGGGCACCTTCCCCGTCCGCTTCCCCAGCCCGGACGCGCCCGGTGACGACGGCTGGCACGTGGACGCCAGCTTTCCGGGAGACGACCCGGGCAACTTCTTCTCCTGGCGGATGAACGTGGCCTCGAAGGGCCGCGCCCTGCTGATGCTCTTCCTCTTCTCCGACGTGGGCGAGGACGACGCGCCCACCCGCCTCCGCGTGGGCTCGCACCGGGACGTCGCGCGGGTGCTTGAGCCGGCGGGAGACGCGGGGATGTCCTTCATGGAGCTCGCGGGCAAGCTGGACGTGTCCGCCCACCGTCCGCTCGCACTGGCCACGGGCGAGGCCGGCACCGTGTACCTCTGCCACCCCTTCCTGGCCCACGCCGCCCAGCCGCACCGGGGCACCCGGCCGCGCTTCATGGCCCAGCCGGTCCTGATATCCAGGGAGCCCTTCCCGCTCCACGGCCCCGAGGCGCTGGCGCCTCCCGTGGCGCGCGCCATCCAGCAGGCCCTGGCCGAGCCGCGCGCGTAG
- a CDS encoding ATP-binding protein, translating to MTTPSLPLRTTVLAALALTQEDSGDGEAIELRFLRQHLDATGQDWVARARERLTHPGAEDVGLVRLGEALGLSLVELLAVALVAAVEQDPMVGRAVAYLQAPVGASRPTLGLVSSALAPAAPMGQEALLLLTAGAALGSGLLMRLREELPLCEQTLAMPLPLFLALSGHEVTWPGTTPGSAHPLDVPLPPSIMEGVDRHARFLATKPRSTLVLRGTALSETRAVAAAVARALGRAPLFLGAEPQPGLGLGPFLLQRGLLPVHVHELAPGERKVLPSLPYYGGPVLAITGPEGTLDAADRAVLRWSVPRPPREERRTLWESSLGASALAEELARRHRQGAGRIAHLGRLARQQAELDGRQAPELKDVLAAAWVAEAEGMSTLAEPMMDAIHDDAIVLVPQVKRELELLLARCRARDDLVHGLGASATARYRSGVRALFMGASGTGKTLAAGWLSTKLGLPLYRVDLASVTSKYIGETEKNLSQLFARAEHSDLVLLFDEADSLFAKRTDVKDSNDRFANAQTNYLLQRIEAFDGVAILTSNSKSRFDSAFTRRLDAIIDFTLPGPAERRALWASHLGTAHELPAKELSRLAATADLAGGQIRNVVLTAALIAREAGRPIQPPDILEALAHEYRKQGREPPSELRAMPQGSAGVTRSRG from the coding sequence ATGACGACGCCCTCCCTGCCCCTTCGCACCACGGTCCTCGCGGCGTTGGCCCTCACACAAGAGGACTCGGGGGATGGAGAGGCCATCGAGCTGCGCTTCCTCCGACAGCACCTGGACGCAACGGGACAGGACTGGGTGGCGCGCGCCCGGGAGCGCCTCACGCATCCAGGCGCCGAGGATGTGGGGCTCGTCAGGCTCGGCGAAGCGCTCGGGCTCTCCCTGGTGGAGCTCCTGGCCGTGGCCCTGGTCGCGGCCGTCGAGCAGGACCCGATGGTGGGCCGGGCCGTCGCGTACCTTCAAGCCCCCGTGGGAGCCTCCCGGCCAACGCTGGGCCTGGTGTCCAGCGCGCTGGCCCCGGCCGCTCCCATGGGCCAGGAGGCACTGCTGCTCCTCACCGCCGGAGCGGCCCTGGGCAGCGGGCTGCTGATGCGCCTCCGGGAAGAGCTGCCCCTGTGCGAACAGACGCTGGCCATGCCGCTGCCGCTCTTCCTGGCACTGTCCGGCCATGAGGTCACCTGGCCTGGGACGACGCCAGGCTCGGCCCACCCTCTGGACGTACCGCTGCCACCCTCCATCATGGAGGGAGTGGACCGGCACGCGCGCTTCCTCGCGACCAAGCCCCGGTCGACCCTGGTGCTGCGCGGCACGGCCCTCTCTGAAACCCGCGCTGTGGCGGCCGCGGTCGCTCGGGCGCTCGGGCGCGCGCCGCTCTTCCTCGGAGCAGAGCCACAGCCGGGGCTGGGGCTGGGGCCCTTCCTGCTTCAGCGAGGACTGCTCCCCGTCCATGTCCACGAGCTCGCGCCCGGCGAGCGGAAGGTGCTTCCCAGCCTGCCGTACTACGGCGGCCCCGTGCTGGCCATCACGGGTCCAGAGGGCACGCTCGACGCGGCGGACCGCGCGGTGTTGCGCTGGTCGGTGCCGCGGCCACCCAGGGAGGAGCGGCGGACACTGTGGGAGTCCTCGCTGGGCGCATCGGCGCTGGCGGAGGAGCTGGCCCGGCGACACCGCCAGGGCGCGGGACGGATTGCCCACCTTGGCCGGCTGGCGCGGCAGCAGGCGGAGCTGGACGGACGCCAGGCGCCCGAGCTCAAGGATGTCCTCGCCGCGGCGTGGGTGGCGGAAGCCGAGGGCATGAGCACGCTCGCGGAGCCGATGATGGACGCCATCCACGACGACGCCATCGTCCTGGTGCCCCAGGTGAAGCGCGAGCTGGAGCTGCTGCTGGCGCGGTGCCGCGCCCGGGACGACCTGGTCCATGGCCTGGGCGCCTCCGCGACGGCGCGCTATCGCTCGGGCGTCCGGGCGCTCTTCATGGGCGCGTCAGGCACGGGCAAGACGCTGGCGGCGGGTTGGCTGTCCACGAAGCTCGGGCTGCCGCTCTACCGGGTGGACCTGGCATCGGTGACGAGCAAGTACATCGGTGAGACGGAGAAGAACCTCTCACAGCTCTTCGCGCGGGCCGAGCACTCCGACCTGGTCCTGCTCTTCGATGAGGCGGACTCGCTCTTCGCGAAGCGGACCGACGTGAAGGATTCGAACGACCGGTTCGCCAACGCGCAGACGAACTACCTGCTCCAGCGAATCGAGGCGTTCGATGGCGTGGCCATCCTGACCAGCAACAGCAAGAGCCGGTTCGATTCAGCCTTCACGCGCCGCCTCGATGCCATCATCGACTTCACCTTGCCCGGACCCGCCGAGCGGCGCGCGCTCTGGGCCTCGCACCTGGGCACGGCGCACGAGCTCCCCGCCAAGGAGTTGAGCCGGCTTGCGGCGACGGCGGACCTGGCGGGAGGCCAGATTCGAAACGTAGTGTTGACGGCCGCGCTCATCGCGCGTGAGGCGGGGCGCCCCATCCAACCACCGGACATCCTCGAGGCGCTCGCGCATGAATACCGGAAGCAGGGCCGCGAGCCCCCCTCCGAGCTCCGCGCCATGCCCCAGGGGAGCGCTGGCGTCACCCGCTCCCGTGGGTGA
- a CDS encoding sulfatase-like hydrolase/transferase, whose product MKAAGKRPNFLIITTDEERFPPPYENEEARRFRVENDRVGQELREHGIEFLRHHTASTACAPSRTTLYTGQYPSLHGVSQTPGIGKSSFDPDMYWLAPNTVPTLGAYFRKGGYQTHYRGKWHLSDEDILVPGTQTPLMSNDASGDVYPERVALYEQSGRLEKFGFSGWIGPEPHGSSQANDGTVRDPGFADQVCRLLSDLDRQATAGEAAPWLLVSSFVNPHDIVFSGLPWFTVFNNLQAAGKLPDVEPAPTAGESLESKPRCQKDYVYTYPRMYLPQRDTASYRQLYYFLMAEVSKHIHRVYEHLKRTSFFENTIVVLTSDHGEMLGAHGGMMQKWYNAYQETLHVPFVISNPGLFPEPRRTELVTSHVDLVPTLLGLAGIDVDAARRELARDHSEAQPLVGRDLSGLVLGREPERHEPIYFMTDDNVESGLQMTNNLTGQEYAGVIQPKHIETVVTRLPELTGDTLWKFSCYSDNPRFFAGAPGNTDEVATARFIPREYECYDLTEDPLETRNRCSAVAAQPLPQDVRDALEKVLKEQREKKRLLPQSLNRNATTKGPLRD is encoded by the coding sequence ATGAAGGCTGCCGGCAAGCGCCCCAACTTCCTCATCATCACCACGGACGAGGAGCGCTTCCCGCCTCCCTACGAGAACGAGGAGGCCCGGCGGTTTCGTGTGGAGAATGACCGGGTCGGCCAGGAGCTCCGCGAGCATGGCATCGAGTTCCTCCGGCATCACACGGCCTCCACGGCCTGCGCGCCCAGCCGCACCACGCTCTACACGGGGCAGTATCCGTCGCTCCATGGCGTGAGCCAGACGCCTGGCATCGGGAAGTCCTCGTTCGACCCGGACATGTACTGGCTGGCGCCCAACACCGTGCCCACGTTGGGGGCGTACTTCCGGAAGGGCGGCTATCAGACGCATTACCGAGGCAAGTGGCACCTCTCCGATGAGGACATCCTCGTCCCAGGGACGCAGACGCCGCTCATGAGCAACGACGCGAGCGGTGACGTCTACCCGGAGCGCGTCGCGCTGTACGAGCAGTCCGGGCGGCTGGAGAAGTTCGGCTTCTCCGGTTGGATTGGCCCGGAGCCCCACGGCTCGTCGCAGGCGAACGACGGGACGGTGCGCGACCCGGGCTTCGCGGACCAGGTGTGCCGGCTGCTGAGCGACCTGGACCGGCAGGCAACGGCGGGTGAGGCGGCGCCGTGGCTCCTCGTGAGCTCCTTCGTCAATCCGCACGACATCGTCTTCTCGGGCCTGCCCTGGTTCACCGTGTTCAACAACCTTCAGGCGGCAGGGAAGCTGCCTGACGTGGAGCCTGCGCCGACGGCGGGCGAATCGCTCGAGAGCAAGCCGCGCTGCCAGAAGGATTACGTCTACACATATCCCCGCATGTACCTGCCGCAGCGCGACACCGCGTCGTACCGGCAGCTCTATTACTTCCTCATGGCGGAGGTGAGTAAACACATCCACCGGGTGTATGAACATCTCAAGCGGACCTCCTTCTTCGAGAACACCATCGTCGTCCTCACCTCCGACCATGGCGAGATGCTCGGGGCGCACGGCGGCATGATGCAGAAGTGGTACAATGCCTATCAGGAGACGCTGCACGTGCCGTTCGTCATCTCCAACCCGGGGTTGTTCCCGGAGCCGAGGAGGACGGAGCTGGTGACGTCGCATGTGGACCTGGTCCCGACGTTGCTCGGACTCGCCGGAATCGACGTGGACGCGGCCCGGCGGGAGCTGGCGCGAGACCACTCGGAGGCGCAGCCGCTGGTGGGGAGGGACCTGTCCGGTCTGGTGCTGGGCCGGGAGCCCGAGCGGCACGAGCCCATCTATTTCATGACCGACGACAACGTCGAGTCAGGGCTCCAGATGACCAACAACCTCACGGGCCAGGAGTACGCGGGCGTCATCCAGCCCAAGCACATCGAGACGGTGGTGACGCGCCTTCCCGAACTCACGGGCGACACGCTCTGGAAGTTTAGCTGCTACTCGGACAACCCGCGCTTCTTCGCGGGCGCGCCGGGGAACACGGACGAGGTCGCCACGGCGCGCTTCATCCCCCGTGAGTACGAGTGCTACGACCTCACGGAGGACCCGCTGGAGACGCGGAACCGGTGCAGCGCGGTGGCGGCCCAGCCCTTGCCGCAAGATGTCCGTGATGCGCTCGAGAAGGTCTTGAAGGAGCAGCGCGAGAAGAAGCGGCTGTTGCCCCAGAGCCTGAATCGGAACGCGACGACGAAGGGGCCGCTGCGGGACTGA
- a CDS encoding RibD family protein has product MTGAKRPYVICHMIPSLDGRIVTKGWKLSERAMGEYERTAETFDADAWMIGRISMEPYAGKAKVPARKSAEPIPRTDFIAKRDADSYAIALDPSGKLTWKSGSIDEEHVITILTEEVSDDYLAFLQSKGVSYLFGGKADLNLKKVLEKLRKEFGIKRLLLEGGGKINGSFLAADLIDELSILVAPIADGSVGTPSLFDAREGRGPVRQLKLLSAEPRKGDLVWLRYKLRK; this is encoded by the coding sequence ATGACCGGAGCGAAGCGCCCGTACGTGATTTGCCACATGATTCCATCCCTCGATGGGCGCATCGTCACGAAGGGCTGGAAGCTCTCGGAGCGCGCCATGGGCGAGTACGAGCGGACGGCGGAGACGTTCGACGCCGACGCCTGGATGATTGGCCGGATTTCGATGGAGCCCTACGCGGGAAAGGCGAAGGTTCCGGCCCGCAAGTCAGCGGAGCCGATTCCGAGGACGGACTTCATCGCGAAGCGTGACGCGGACTCCTACGCCATCGCGCTGGACCCGTCGGGCAAGCTGACCTGGAAGTCGGGCTCCATCGATGAAGAGCACGTCATCACCATTCTCACGGAGGAGGTCTCCGACGACTACCTGGCCTTCCTTCAGTCGAAGGGCGTCTCCTATCTGTTTGGCGGCAAGGCGGACCTGAACCTGAAGAAGGTGCTGGAGAAGCTCCGGAAGGAGTTCGGCATCAAGCGCCTGCTCCTGGAAGGTGGCGGGAAAATCAACGGCTCCTTCCTGGCCGCGGACTTGATTGACGAGCTGAGCATCCTGGTTGCGCCCATCGCGGATGGCTCCGTGGGAACGCCTTCTCTGTTCGATGCGCGCGAGGGACGGGGCCCCGTCCGCCAGCTCAAGCTGCTCTCCGCTGAGCCTCGGAAGGGCGACCTCGTCTGGCTGAGGTACAAGCTGCGTAAATAA
- a CDS encoding extracellular solute-binding protein, with translation MQWRVLPCALALSLGACSEPAPEEPRPLKVVLFPYIPDAAGDGFASLEQRLEADFEREHSDIDVDIVFDANLDLYDLDEGGTLNQLLGQGPGAAQVVEIDTLILGDLVTKGWVRPVALESGVAHPAAEEAVSISGQSYGVPTYLCSYVVYSNSPDLPSATDGASLVQVLTDVAPGVRPLSVNYNGSWTLPSSYLDAWADTNPTGALSQALSLPLDGTALDAFEDVVRSCELEAGVNPCLDGTYADNALAEEAFATGQANGFMGYTERLFFIRKANPGMALPEVISVPLGTGSAPAVFVDALVVNAQCTGTCAEDARAFTDFMKDPAVRSLIAFSGDAPQGTTPRYLLQATQAFYQQEPARSDPMYQQYEQFLRGVRPYPNQGFPENRRALQAALMDALQ, from the coding sequence ATGCAATGGAGAGTCTTGCCCTGCGCCCTCGCCCTGTCCCTGGGCGCCTGCTCGGAACCCGCGCCCGAGGAGCCGCGGCCCTTGAAGGTCGTTCTCTTCCCGTACATCCCAGACGCCGCGGGGGACGGCTTCGCCAGCCTCGAGCAGCGGCTCGAAGCGGACTTCGAGCGGGAGCATTCGGACATCGACGTGGACATCGTGTTCGACGCGAACCTGGACCTCTATGACCTGGATGAAGGGGGAACCCTGAATCAGCTCCTGGGCCAGGGCCCAGGGGCCGCGCAAGTGGTGGAGATCGACACGCTCATCCTGGGCGACCTCGTGACGAAGGGTTGGGTGCGGCCCGTGGCGCTGGAGTCGGGCGTCGCCCATCCCGCGGCGGAAGAGGCCGTCTCCATCTCGGGGCAGAGCTACGGCGTGCCGACCTACCTGTGCAGCTACGTCGTCTATTCGAACAGCCCGGACCTGCCCTCGGCCACGGACGGCGCGTCCCTGGTCCAGGTTCTCACCGACGTGGCGCCCGGAGTGCGTCCGCTGTCGGTGAACTACAACGGGAGCTGGACCCTGCCTTCGTCCTATCTGGATGCATGGGCGGACACGAACCCCACGGGCGCGCTGTCTCAGGCCCTGTCGCTGCCATTGGATGGGACGGCGCTGGACGCCTTCGAGGACGTGGTGCGGAGCTGCGAGCTGGAGGCGGGCGTCAACCCGTGCCTGGACGGCACGTACGCGGACAACGCCCTGGCGGAGGAGGCCTTCGCCACGGGGCAGGCCAATGGCTTCATGGGCTACACGGAGCGGCTGTTCTTCATCCGGAAGGCCAACCCGGGCATGGCGCTTCCGGAGGTCATCTCGGTGCCGCTGGGCACGGGCTCCGCGCCAGCGGTGTTCGTGGATGCGCTGGTGGTCAACGCGCAATGCACGGGGACGTGCGCCGAGGATGCGCGGGCCTTCACCGACTTCATGAAGGACCCGGCCGTGCGCAGCCTCATCGCCTTCAGCGGGGACGCGCCGCAGGGCACCACGCCGCGCTACCTGTTGCAGGCCACCCAGGCCTTCTATCAGCAGGAGCCCGCGCGCTCCGACCCGATGTATCAGCAGTATGAGCAGTTCCTGCGCGGTGTCCGACCCTATCCCAACCAGGGCTTTCCAGAGAACCGGAGGGCGCTGCAGGCGGCGCTGATGGACGCGTTGCAATAA